A single Pseudomonas putida DNA region contains:
- the psrA gene encoding iron-containing alcohol dehydrogenase PsrA, with the protein MPTQFHNPVAIHFGAGSLDRLGELTHDERVVLVTFPEARALGLVERVRSLLGERLVQVIDNVQPNPDVAWLRTVHEGFWGEHGDCHTVLALGGGSAIDTAKALVVGTASGRFDELLELLASGRAFTPARSKRLIAVPTTAGTGSEVTPWATIWDEASQRKYSLHLGCTWPSLAIVDPQLMLSAPAGVTLASGLDALSHALEAIWNRNANPISDTLAESAIGEVLDCLPSLCADLGNLQMRERMALAALKAGLAFSNTRTALAHSISYPMTLRHGVPHGIACSFTLPHVLGLAWGRDAGRDRVLQRVFGRDLGAAQARLRGFLQGLGVRTEFADYGVEAAEAELLVAQALKGARGVNFVGA; encoded by the coding sequence ATGCCTACACAATTTCACAACCCGGTGGCCATTCACTTTGGTGCCGGCAGCCTCGATCGCCTTGGCGAACTTACCCATGACGAGCGAGTGGTGCTGGTCACCTTCCCCGAAGCCCGTGCGCTTGGCCTGGTCGAGCGGGTCCGCAGCCTGCTGGGCGAGCGCCTGGTGCAGGTGATCGACAACGTACAGCCCAACCCGGACGTTGCCTGGCTGCGCACGGTGCACGAGGGCTTCTGGGGCGAGCATGGCGATTGCCACACGGTGCTGGCACTGGGAGGCGGCAGTGCCATCGACACCGCCAAGGCGCTGGTGGTTGGCACTGCCAGTGGCCGCTTCGATGAGCTGCTCGAGCTGCTGGCCAGTGGCCGGGCGTTCACCCCGGCGCGCAGCAAGCGCCTGATCGCTGTACCGACCACGGCGGGCACTGGCAGCGAGGTCACGCCTTGGGCGACGATCTGGGACGAGGCCAGCCAGCGCAAGTATTCCCTGCACCTGGGCTGCACCTGGCCGTCGCTGGCGATCGTCGACCCGCAGTTGATGCTCAGCGCGCCGGCGGGGGTGACCTTGGCCAGTGGGCTTGATGCGCTGTCCCACGCACTGGAGGCAATCTGGAACCGCAATGCCAACCCGATATCCGACACGTTGGCCGAGTCGGCGATTGGCGAGGTGCTCGACTGCCTGCCATCGCTGTGTGCCGACCTGGGCAATCTGCAGATGCGCGAACGGATGGCGCTGGCGGCGCTGAAAGCGGGGTTGGCGTTTTCCAATACGCGCACAGCGCTGGCACATTCGATTTCTTATCCGATGACCTTGCGCCATGGCGTGCCGCACGGGATTGCCTGTTCGTTTACCTTGCCGCATGTGCTGGGGCTGGCCTGGGGGCGGGATGCCGGGCGGGATCGGGTGTTGCAGCGGGTGTTCGGGAGGGATCTTGGTGCAGCCCAGGCGCGGTTGCGAGGGTTCCTGCAGGGGCTGGGGGTGCGGACCGAGTTTGCCGATTACGGCGTGGAGGCGGCAGAGGCCGAGTTACTGGTGGCGCAGGCGCTGAAGGGCGCGCGCGGCGTCAACTTTGTCGGTGCCTGA
- the phnE gene encoding phosphonate ABC transporter, permease protein PhnE produces MRTQDYRWMVNTPQRLRGWAGSAALLLAIIVLLHWSANGAQLSLGELAAGLPQIGDFISRSLPPDLSILPKLLAPALETVQIAIWGTLLGVIFAIPLALLAARNLHSNRWVYQGTRQLLNVIRSINELILALVFVSAVGLGPFPGVLALAVHGVGMLGKFFAESIEEIDQGPLEALRATGARPLQVIVFGVLPQVVTAWIAVILYRFEVNLRSATVLGMVGAGGLGFELVSSLKLFKYPETATCIIVITFMVVAADLLSGRLRKAIQDNGRH; encoded by the coding sequence ATGCGAACCCAAGATTACCGCTGGATGGTCAACACGCCCCAGCGCTTGCGCGGCTGGGCGGGCAGCGCCGCGCTGCTGCTGGCGATCATCGTGCTGCTGCACTGGAGCGCCAACGGTGCGCAACTGAGCCTGGGCGAACTGGCGGCAGGCTTGCCGCAGATTGGCGACTTCATCAGCCGTTCGTTGCCGCCGGACCTGAGCATCTTGCCCAAGCTGTTGGCGCCGGCCCTGGAAACGGTACAGATCGCCATCTGGGGCACATTGCTTGGTGTTATCTTCGCTATCCCCCTGGCGCTGCTGGCTGCGCGTAACCTGCACAGCAATCGCTGGGTGTATCAAGGTACCCGGCAGCTGCTAAACGTAATACGTAGTATCAATGAGCTGATCCTGGCTCTGGTGTTCGTCTCGGCGGTGGGCCTGGGGCCGTTCCCCGGCGTACTGGCGCTGGCTGTGCACGGTGTGGGCATGCTCGGCAAGTTCTTTGCCGAGAGCATCGAGGAGATTGATCAAGGCCCGCTCGAAGCCCTGCGTGCCACGGGGGCACGACCGTTGCAGGTGATCGTGTTCGGCGTGTTGCCACAGGTGGTCACGGCGTGGATCGCGGTGATCCTGTACCGCTTCGAGGTCAACCTGCGTTCGGCCACGGTGCTGGGCATGGTGGGTGCGGGCGGCCTGGGCTTCGAGCTGGTCAGCAGCCTGAAGCTGTTCAAGTACCCGGAAACCGCCACTTGCATCATCGTCATTACCTTCATGGTGGTGGCTGCCGATCTGCTCTCCGGCCGTTTGCGCAAGGCCATCCAGGATAACGGCCGGCACTGA
- the phnC gene encoding phosphonate ABC transporter ATP-binding protein has product MIRVSQLTKHYGDNPVLRGIDLSIGAGEFVVVLGQSGAGKSTLLRCMNRLARADSGELQVAGIDAMLPRGERELRRRVAMIFQHHNVVPRLSVLKNVLTGRLGAMSTLASLLQLFRRADVELARQCLRRVELAHKAESRTDALSGGQMQRVGIARALAQQPQVILADEPVASLDPKTARLVMQYLRDASRELGITVVCNLHQVDFAREFGDRIVGLAHGRLVYDGDASGLDEAALQRIYPQFDAASPHEAPVLAQLGPAKRMGA; this is encoded by the coding sequence ATGATCCGCGTCAGCCAACTGACCAAGCATTACGGCGACAACCCGGTGCTGCGCGGCATCGACCTGTCGATCGGTGCTGGCGAATTTGTCGTGGTGCTGGGCCAGTCCGGTGCCGGCAAGTCGACCCTGCTGCGCTGCATGAACCGCCTGGCCCGCGCCGACAGTGGCGAACTGCAGGTGGCAGGTATCGACGCCATGCTGCCGCGAGGTGAGCGTGAACTGCGCCGCCGGGTGGCGATGATCTTCCAGCATCACAATGTGGTGCCACGTTTGTCGGTGCTGAAGAACGTACTGACCGGCCGGCTCGGCGCCATGTCGACCCTGGCCTCGCTGCTGCAGCTGTTCCGCCGCGCCGATGTGGAACTGGCTCGCCAGTGCCTGCGCCGGGTGGAGCTGGCGCACAAGGCCGAGTCGCGCACCGATGCGTTGTCTGGCGGGCAGATGCAGCGGGTGGGCATTGCTCGCGCGCTGGCCCAGCAGCCGCAGGTGATTCTGGCCGATGAGCCGGTGGCCAGCCTTGACCCGAAGACTGCGCGCCTGGTGATGCAGTACCTGCGTGATGCCAGCCGCGAGCTGGGCATCACCGTGGTGTGTAACCTGCACCAGGTGGACTTTGCCCGCGAGTTTGGTGACCGCATCGTCGGCCTGGCCCATGGCCGCCTGGTATATGACGGCGACGCCAGCGGCCTGGACGAGGCGGCGCTGCAACGTATCTACCCGCAGTTTGATGCTGCGTCGCCGCATGAAGCGCCGGTGCTGGCACAACTCGGCCCGGCCAAGCGAATGGGAGCCTGA
- a CDS encoding LysR family transcriptional regulator, protein MASYTLRQLKYFVTTVEAGSVAEASRQLYIAQPSISTAIKSLEESFGVQLFIRHHAQGVSLTPSGKRFYAKTKSLLQMAHEFEQNALADNDTVAGHIDIGCFETVAPLYLPRLIAGFRERYPGVDIRLRDGEQQDLIQGLTAGTFDLAFLYDHDLDGTIEAEPLMPPQKPYVLLPEKHRFAAQAQVSLRDLCPEPMILLDVAPSRTYFVSLFNEMGLTPNIVFSSPSIEMVRGMVGQGFGFSLLVTRPHSECTYDGQKLVMIDIAEPVALSGLAAAHLKRVQLTKPAQLFVEFCREELAKF, encoded by the coding sequence GTGGCTTCCTACACCCTGCGACAACTCAAATACTTTGTCACCACCGTCGAGGCCGGCAGTGTCGCCGAGGCCTCGCGACAGCTTTACATCGCCCAGCCGTCGATCTCTACGGCGATCAAGAGCCTGGAGGAAAGCTTTGGTGTGCAACTGTTCATCCGCCACCACGCCCAGGGCGTTTCGCTGACGCCCAGTGGCAAGCGCTTCTACGCCAAGACCAAGTCGCTGCTGCAGATGGCGCACGAGTTCGAGCAGAACGCCCTGGCCGACAACGACACCGTTGCCGGGCATATCGACATCGGTTGCTTCGAAACCGTGGCGCCGCTGTATCTGCCGCGGCTGATCGCCGGCTTTCGCGAACGCTACCCGGGGGTGGACATCCGCCTGCGCGACGGTGAGCAGCAGGACCTGATCCAAGGGCTGACTGCCGGCACCTTCGACCTGGCGTTTCTCTATGACCATGACCTGGACGGCACCATCGAAGCGGAACCCTTGATGCCGCCGCAGAAGCCTTATGTGCTTCTGCCCGAGAAACACCGCTTTGCCGCCCAGGCGCAGGTGTCGCTGCGCGACTTGTGCCCGGAGCCGATGATCTTGCTGGACGTGGCGCCGAGCCGGACCTATTTCGTCAGCCTGTTCAATGAAATGGGCCTGACGCCGAACATCGTCTTCAGTTCGCCGTCGATCGAGATGGTGCGCGGGATGGTGGGGCAGGGCTTCGGGTTTTCGTTGCTGGTGACCCGACCGCACTCGGAATGCACCTATGACGGGCAGAAGCTGGTGATGATCGATATCGCCGAGCCGGTGGCATTGTCGGGGTTGGCAGCGGCGCATTTGAAGCGGGTGCAGTTGACCAAGCCGGCGCAGTTGTTTGTCGAGTTTTGCCGCGAAGAACTGGCCAAGTTCTGA